Proteins encoded together in one Coffea arabica cultivar ET-39 chromosome 2c, Coffea Arabica ET-39 HiFi, whole genome shotgun sequence window:
- the LOC113731350 gene encoding allene oxide synthase 3-like, whose translation MSSSSSNYSSPSSKKTLPLRDIPGGYGLPFFGPIKDRRDYYYNQGTDEFFKSRMQKYNSTVFRTNVPPGPFMAKNPKVVAVLDAVSFPILFDSSKVEKKNVLDGTFMPSTDFTGGYRVCAFLDTREPSHAAVKGFFSSQLGKLHNKFIPTFRSSVSELFPNLEDELDKEGKANFNDHSDKISFDFIFRLFCDNKNPDETGVGSSGPKSFDKWLFLMLHPLITLGLKFVPSFVEDFLLHTFPLPFLFVKSDYQKLHDAFDKYASGILDESEKYGITRDEACHNLVFLAGFSAYGGAKVLFPALIKWVGAAGEDLHRQLAHEIRTVVKEEGGVTVSALNKMSLTKSVVYEALRIEPPVPFQYGKAREDVVISSHDSSFLIEKGEMIFGYQPFATKDPKVFDNPEEFVGDRFLGDGERLLKYVYWSNGRETDNPTVDDKQCPGKDLVVLLSKLLLVELFLRYDTFSVEAATILLGPLVTVTSLTKAD comes from the coding sequence ATGTCGTCCTCTTCCTCCAATTATTCTTCCCCTTCATCGAAGAAAACCCTCCCATTACGAGATATTCCCGGTGGCTACGGCTTACCCTTTTTTGGACCCATAAAAGACAGACGAGACTACTACTACAACCAAGGTACAGATGAATTCTTCAAGAGCCGAATGCAAAAATATAACTCCACCGTCTTCAGAACCAACGTTCCACCTGGGCCTTTCATGGCCAAAAATCCCAAGGTCGTGGCAGTCCTGGATGCCGTTAGTTTTCCAATTCTGTTCGACAGCTCTAAAGTTGAGAAGAAAAACGTTCTGGACGGCACATTCATGCCTTCCACTGACTTCACCGGTGGCTATCGCGTATGTGCCTTTCTCGATACTCGCGAGCCTTCCCATGCAGCCGTCAAAGGTTTTTTCTCATCCCAACTCGGCAAGTTACACAACAAATTCATCCCAACCTTCCGCAGCTCCGTTTCTGAGCTGTTCCCCAACCTTGAAGATGAGTTAGATAAGGAGGGAAAGGCGAATTTCAACGACCATAGTGATAAGATTTCCTTTGACTTCATCTTTCGTTTGTTTTGCGATAATAAGAACCCTGACGAGACAGGTGTCGGCTCGAGTGGACCAAAAAGTTTCGATAAGTGGCTTTTTCTTATGCTTCACCCACTCATAACGCTAGGGCTGAAATTCGTGCCGAGTTTCGTCGAAGATTTTCTGTTACACACATTTCCGTTGCCATTTTTGTTTGTGAAATCCGATTATCAGAAGCTGCATGATGCCTTTGACAAGTATGCGAGCGGAATATTGGATGAATCTGAGAAATATGGCATCACAAGGGATGAGGCATGTCATAACTTGGTTTTTCTTGCAGGTTTTAGTGCATATGGAGGCGCGAAGGTCCTATTTCCTGCTTTGATCAAGTGGGTTGGCGCTGCAGGTGAGGATTTGCACCGTCAACTTGCTCATGAAATAAGAACAGTTGTCAAGGAAGAGGGAGGAGTTACGGTTTCAGCATTGAACAAAATGAGCTTGACCAAATCAGTGGTCTACGAGGCACTGAGAATCGAACCCCCAGTGCCTTTTCAATATGGAAAGGCCAGGGAGGACGTCGTGATCAGTAGCCATGATTCGTCTTTCTTGATCGAGAAAGGTGAAATGATCTTTGGGTATCAGCCATTTGCTACCAAAGATCCGAAAGTGTTCGACAATCCCGAAGAATTTGTGGGGGATAGGTTTTTGGGTGATGGTGAGAGGTTGCTTAAATACGTGTATTGGTCTAATGGAAGAGAGACCGATAACCCTACCGTGGATGACAAACAATGCCCTGGAAAGGACTTGGTGGTGCTCTTGTCTAAGCTATTGTTGGTTGAGCTCTTTCTCAGGTATGATACATTTTCGGTCGAGGCTGCCACCATCTTGTTGGGTCCCCTGGTTACTGTGACGTCTTTGACCAAGGCCGACTGA
- the LOC140035112 gene encoding protein JINGUBANG-like, which produces MSLTKQNKLKFRFTLEPNLHFLPSCFKKMTKVKKSNGGTLFKEKKTVQRQKFRTFLYSDPTIFSNQEDEDDNNNDCSARNSSATVPSARYPNMSPAPSSGTASPYYLSPWNQPSPFTKSPWIQRPYPPLDHSIEESSGAYAIHNSLIGSLVREEGHVYSLATCGDLLYTGSDSKNIRVWKNLRDFAGFKSNSGLVKAIVVARDRIFTGHQDGKIRVWKLSGLRKKGYRRVGSLPTTTDYFKTSINPKNYVEVRRHRNVPWIKHYDAISCMAVDVEGGLLYSGSWDKTLKVWRLSDSKCIESINAHDDAVNSVVIGVDGLIFTGSADGTVKAWRRELVGSSTQHVLVETLLKQEYAVTSLAFNGKAAAVYAGSSDGLVNFWEREKHFISHGGLLRGHKMAVLCLAAAGNLVFSGSADRSICVWRREEGGIHTCISVLTGHNGPVKCLAVGKEEGDCDASDQRWTLYSGSLDNSVKVWRVFEKAANLKKLEGM; this is translated from the coding sequence ATGTCCttgacaaaacaaaacaagcttAAATTTCGCTTCACGCTTGAGCCAAATCTCCACTTTCTGCCGTCTTGTTTCAAAAAGATGACAAAAGTTAAAAAAAGCAATGGTGGTACGTTGTTTAAGGAGAAAAAGACTGTGCAAAGACAAAAATTTCGCACTTTCTTGTACTCCGATCCAACTATTTTCAGCAATCAAGAAGATGAGGATGACAATAACAACGATTGCTCAGCCCGCAACAGCAGTGCCACGGTTCCAAGCGCTCGCTACCCTAACATGTCTCCGGCTCCCAGCAGCGGAACCGCGTCTCCCTATTATTTGTCACCATGGAACCAACCCTCTCCTTTCACCAAGTCCCCTTGGATACAGCGGCCCTATCCACCTCTTGATCATTCAATCGAAGAGAGCAGCGGCGCCTACGCCATCCACAACAGCCTTATCGGCTCCCTTGTTCGAGAGGAAGGTCACGTATATTCGTTAGCCACTTGCGGAGACTTGCTATACACGGGTTCTGACAGCAAGAACATAAGGGTATGGAAGAATCTCAGAGATTTTGCGGGCTTCAAGTCCAACAGTGGCTTGGTAAAGGCCATTGTCGTAGCGAGGGATAGGATATTTACCGGCCACCAGGATGGTAAAATCCGCGTCTGGAAACTCTCCGGGCTCAGAAAGAAAGGATACCGACGTGTTGGTAGTTTACCTACCACCACCGACTATTTCAAGACCTCCATCAATCCCAAGAACTACGTTGAGGTAAGAAGGCATCGAAACGTTCCTTGGATTAAACACTACGATGCTATTTCATGCATGGCCGTGGACGTAGAAGGAGGGTTACTGTATTCGGGTTCCTGGGATAAAACCTTGAAGGTTTGGAGACTTTCGGACTCTAAATGCATAGAGTCCATTAACGCCCACGACGATGCGGTGAACTCCGTCGTCATCGGGGTCGACGGGTTGATATTCACGGGCTCGGCCGACGGAACGGTGAAAGCTTGGAGGAGAGAATTGGTGGGAAGCTCAACGCAGCATGTTCTTGTGGAGACATTGTTGAAACAGGAGTATGCCGTGACGTCGTTGGCTTTCAATGGGAAGGCGGCAGCGGTTTACGCGGGTTCCTCGGACGGCTTGGTTAATTTTTGGGAACGGGAAAAGCATTTCATTTCCCACGGCGGGTTGCTGAGGGGCCACAAAATGGCCGTGTTGTGCTTGGCCGCGGCCGGGAATTTGGTGTTTAGCGGCTCCGCGGATAGGAGTATTTGTGTGTGGAGGCGAGAGGAAGGTGGGATCCACACATGTATTTCTGTGTTGACTGGACACAATGGGCCCGTGAAGTGCTTGGCCGTTGGGAAGGAAGAGGGTGATTGCGATGCGTCTGATCAGCGGTGGACGTTATACAGTGGGAGTTTGGACAATTCCGTCAAGGTCTGGAGAGTGTTCGAGAAGGCGGCGAACTTGAAGAAGTTGGAAGGGATGTGA
- the LOC113731353 gene encoding extra-large guanine nucleotide-binding protein 1-like isoform X2, with product MTSILRSFMPVSASKVDDHDEYSVEYSFALEYSGPPVGYDIPQVVPVDVNRIPTAAVVSKASMSNNLSLPIIQPIVKSDRSSKGLAKRSKVGPEAAEFEGSDRILPRKLVVDANDQEGAAVDGSENGDACAVPRVSDGTGSSDTLGFSDSHNDSNEISESSDIEDLNDENSSHAQHANPQLEDRSLSSSASSSEIATCEEVEDCLDETHRGSRTPVVTFRDPQTSEITSEDGSLDELDNAVERPVARSDVKRGLCYRCFKGNRFTEKEVCLVCGAKFCSSCLLRAMGSMPEGRKCITCISHMIDESKRGSLGKPSRMLKKLLTDGELKQIMRNEISCEANQLPPRLVSVNGRPLSLQELSMLQNCRNPPKKLKPGRYWYDKQSGFWGKEGQQPCQIISPRLDVGSQIERNASNGNTNVLINGREITKKELWMLQMAGIHCEGRPHYWLSPDGSYQEEGQKNVMGKLWDKSGIKLICAALSLPIPPESCNGEVEKDADKVCSEGLDQKADNKLLLVGCDQSGTSTIFKQAKILYDVPFSGDDRQNIKFMIQTNLYRYIGILLEGREWFEEDCLLELRRQHLSQPGPSAYAEQIEEKNAYSISPRLKAFSDWLLQVMMSGNLEAIFPAATREYATLIEDLVKDSGFQATYSRRNELPMLPRVANYFLDRAVEISRVDYEPSDMDILYAEGFTSSNGVTSMEFSFPMSSQDGYMEPTDQSDPAMRYQLIRVHASSLGENCKWLGMFEDVDLVLFCVSLTDYDEYYVNSDGACINKMLASKNLMENVVTHPSFAQKSFLLMLNKFDLLEEKLERVPLSQCEWFQDFYPLVSLHPQSRHGNSTPSLAQRAFHYIGAKFKRLFDSLTERKLYVSPVTGLESDSVDEALKYAREILKWEQEKPTVSVNDWSSGSMEASTSS from the exons ATGACTAGTATTTTGAGGAGTTTTATGCCAGTTTCCGCCTCGAAAGTGGATGATCATGATGAGTATAGCGTGGAGTACTCTTTCGCTTTGGAGTATAGTGGTCCTCCAGTTGGCTATGACATTCCTCAGGTGGTTCCGGTAGATGTTAACCGGATTCCGACTGCAGCTGTGGTTTCGAAGGCCTCTATGTCGAATAATTTGTCCTTACCAATTATTCAACCAATTGTTAAGAGTGACCGTTCCAGCAAGGGATTAGCAAAGCGGTCTAAAGTTGGGCCTGAAGCGGCTGAGTTCGAAGGTTCTGACAGAATTCTGCCCAGAAAATTAGTAGTAGATGCGAATGATCAAGAGGGTGCAGCAGTAGATGGTTCGGAAAATGGTGATGCATGTGCAGTGCCGAGGGTGTCAGATGGAACTGGAAGTTCTGATACCTTAGGTTTCTCAGACAGCCATAATGACTCCAATGAGATATCAGAGAGTTCGGATATTGAAGACTTAAATGATGAAAATAGTAGTCATGCTCAACATGCCAATCCACAATTGGAGGATCGTAGCTTGAGCTCATCTGCTTCCTCTTCTGAGATTGCTACTTGTGAAGAGGTGGAAGATTGTCTTGATGAGACTCACCGCGGCAGTAGAACCCCAGTTGTGACATTCCGTGATCCTCAAACCAGTGAAATAACTTCTGAGGATGGTAGCCTTGATGAACTGGATAATGCAGTAGAAAGGCCGGTAGCCAGAAGTGATGTGAAGAGAGGTTTGTGCTATCGCTGTTTCAAGGGGAATCGGTTTACTGAGAAGgaagtgtgccttgtttgcggTGCCAAGTTTTGTAGTAGTTGTCTGCTGAGAGCAATGGGGTCCATGCCAGAAGGGAGAAAATGTATTACCTGTATTAGTCATATGATTGATGAATCAAAGCGAGGATCTCTGGGAAAACCTTCGAGAATGCTTAAGAAACTACTCACCGACGGGGAACTTAAACAGATCATGAGAAATGAGATTTCATGTGAAGCAAATCAGCTACCGCCTAGGCTTGTATCTGTTAATGGCAGGCCTCTTTCTCTGCAAGAGTTGAGCATGTTGCAGAACTGTAGGAACCCACCAAAGAAGCTAAAACCTGGGAGGTATTGGTATGACAAGCAGTCTGGATTCTGGGGAAAG GAAGGCCAGCAACCTTGTCAGATTATCAGCCCTAGACTGGATGTTGGTAGTCAAATTGAGCGAAATGCTAGTAATGGAAACACAAATGTACTGATAAATGGTCGGGAGATTACCAAAAAAGAGCTCTGGATGTTGCAG ATGGCTGGGATTCACTGTGAAGGACGCCCACACTATTGGTTGAGTCCAGATGGGTCCTACCAGGAAGAGGGTCAGAAGAATGTCATGGGGAAATTATGGGACAAG TCTGGAATCAAGCTCATTTGTGCTGCATTGTCTTTGCCAATTCCACCTGAGTCATGTAATGGTGAAGTTGAAAAGGATGCAGATAAAGTTTGCTCCGAGGGCCTGGATCAGAAAGCAGACAATAAACTTCTTTTAGTTGGTTGTGACCAATCGGGGACGAGTACAATCTTTAAGCAG GCCAAAATTTTGTATGATGTTCCTTTCTCTGGAGATGACCGTCAAAATATTAAATTCATGATTCAGACCAATTTATATCGTTACATTGGAATTCTGCTTGAGGGCCGTGAATGGTTTGAAGAAGATTGTTTGCTTGAATTAAGGAGACAACATCTGAGCCAACCTGGTCCATCAG CATATGCTGAGCAGATTGAGGAAAAAAATGCTTATTCCATCAGCCCAAGGCTGAAAGCATTTTCAGATTGGCTTCTACAAGTCATGATGTCCGGCAACTTGGAGGCCATCTTTCCAGCTGCTACCCGTGAATATGCAACATTAATTGAGGATCTGGTAAAGGATAGTGGCTTTCAAGCTACCTACAGCCGGAGAAATGAGCTGCCCATGCTTCCTAGAGTTGCTAATTATTTCTTAGATCGG GCTGTTGAGATTTCAAGAGTTGACTATGAACCTTCTGATATGGACATTTTGTATGCCGAGGGCTTTACTTCTTCTAATGGGGTTACATCTATGGAGTTTTCATTCCCTATGTCTTCCCAGGATGGATACATGGAGCCCACAGATCAAAGTGATCCTGCCATGAG GTACCAACTCATCAGAGTCCATGCAAGCAGCCTTGGAGAAAACTGCAAGTGGTTGGGAATGTTTGAAGATGTTGATCTTGTCCTATTTTGCGTCTCTTTAACAGACTATGATGAGTACTATGTAAACAGTGACGGAGCTTGCATAAACAAGATGCTTGCTAGTAAGAATTTAATGGAGAACGTTGTTACTCATCCATCTTTTGCCCAGAAAAGTTTCCTCCTGATGCTAAACAAGTTTGACTTGCTGGAGGAAAAACTTGAGCGAGTTCCTCTCTCTCAATGTGAGTGGTTTCAAGATTTCTACCCGTTGGTGAGCTTGCATCCCCAGAGCAGGCACGGTAACAGTACTCCGTCTCTGGCTCAACGTGCATTTCACTACATTGGTGCCAAGTTCAAAAGGTTGTTTGACTCCCTAACGGAGCGGAAGCTTTATGTTTCACCGGTTACTGGACTGGAGTCTGATAGTGTAGATGAAGCTTTGAAATACGCTAGGGAGATCCTGAAGTGGGAACAAGAGAAACCTACTGTCTCTGTCAATGACTGGTCTTCTGGGAGCATGGAGGCTAGCACATCTTCGTAG
- the LOC140035111 gene encoding uncharacterized protein: protein MEFYAEEGKKLDEACSTLVLPALSIGNVGQLAVDLFISSLRAERIGYFDDPNVLPCVGNNAYAPSPPGDLSLPLEAFDSSSNRLTLVQQRSPVVKGMMVEFAKNLANFAATNGKKHVIILSSLDFKQWQNIEMSSGLQIYYLSSSSTDGTDEDCEKHGWKRLPEYNPAHRRWEYLSSANEENIVQDDDLLFEDLKEEDYYPSLPFAALFSCFKAKGLKVTCLLCYCSEGDNIPDAFQLAEAASKILIQSPNDFEGTGSGRWIVPFSWKSVYGPPPDTSLF from the exons ATGGAATTTTATGCTGAGGAAGGAAAAAAACTAGACGAAGCATGTTCTACTCTTGTATTG CCGGCGCTGTCCATCGGGAACGTCGGACAGTTGGCGGTGGACCTATTCATATCGTCATTGAGAGCTGAGAGAATCGGTTACTTTGACGATCCTAACGTTCTGCCCTGCGTCGGCAACAACGCTTATGCGCCTTCTCCTCCCGGCGATCTCTCCCTCCCTCTCGAAG CTTTTGATTCGTCCTCCAACCGATTGACTCTTGTACAGCAGAGGTCTCCAGTTGTAAAG GGTATGATGGTTGAATTTGCTAAGAATCTGGCAAATTTTGCAGCCACAAATGGAAAGAAGCATGTCATTATCCTCTCCAGCTTGGATTTTAAGCAGTGGCAAAACATCGAAATGTCAAG TGGTTTGCAGATATATTACCTGTCTAGTTCCAGCACAGATGGGACAGATGAGGACTGTGAAAAACATGGATGGAAGAGACTACCGGAATATAATCCTGCTCACAGGAGGTGGGAGTATCTTAGTTCCGCTAATGAAGAAAATATTGTTCAAGATGATGATTTGCTTTTTGAGGATTTAAAAGAAGAAGATtactatccaagtttgccttTTGCAGcactattttcttgttttaag GCCAAGGGTTTAAAAGTGACTTGTTTACTGTGCTATTGCTCGGAGGGAGACAATATACCTGATGCTTTCCAATTGGCTGAGGCAGCAAGCAAAATCTTGATTCAAAGCCCGAATGATTTTGAAG GTACTGGAAGTGGTAGATGGATTGTTCCCTTCTCATGGAAGAGCGTGTATGGACCACCCCCAGATACATCTCTGTTTTAG
- the LOC113731353 gene encoding extra-large guanine nucleotide-binding protein 1-like isoform X1 — MTSILRSFMPVSASKVDDHDEYSVEYSFALEYSGPPVGYDIPQVVPVDVNRIPTAAVVSKASMSNNLSLPIIQPIVKSDRSSKGLAKRSKVGPEAAEFEGSDRILPRKLVVDANDQEGAAVDGSENGDACAVPRVSDGTGSSDTLGFSDSHNDSNEISESSDIEDLNDENSSHAQHANPQLEDRSLSSSASSSEIATCEEVEDCLDETHRGSRTPVVTFRDPQTSEITSEDGSLDELDNAVERPVARSDVKRGLCYRCFKGNRFTEKEVCLVCGAKFCSSCLLRAMGSMPEGRKCITCISHMIDESKRGSLGKPSRMLKKLLTDGELKQIMRNEISCEANQLPPRLVSVNGRPLSLQELSMLQNCRNPPKKLKPGRYWYDKQSGFWGKEGQQPCQIISPRLDVGSQIERNASNGNTNVLINGREITKKELWMLQMAGIHCEGRPHYWLSPDGSYQEEGQKNVMGKLWDKSGIKLICAALSLPIPPESCNGEVEKDADKVCSEGLDQKADNKLLLVGCDQSGTSTIFKQAKILYDVPFSGDDRQNIKFMIQTNLYRYIGILLEGREWFEEDCLLELRRQHLSQPGPSAYAEQIEEKNAYSISPRLKAFSDWLLQVMMSGNLEAIFPAATREYATLIEDLVKDSGFQATYSRRNELPMLPRVANYFLDRAVEISRVDYEPSDMDILYAEGFTSSNGVTSMEFSFPMSSQDGYMEPTDQSDPAMSYRYQLIRVHASSLGENCKWLGMFEDVDLVLFCVSLTDYDEYYVNSDGACINKMLASKNLMENVVTHPSFAQKSFLLMLNKFDLLEEKLERVPLSQCEWFQDFYPLVSLHPQSRHGNSTPSLAQRAFHYIGAKFKRLFDSLTERKLYVSPVTGLESDSVDEALKYAREILKWEQEKPTVSVNDWSSGSMEASTSS; from the exons ATGACTAGTATTTTGAGGAGTTTTATGCCAGTTTCCGCCTCGAAAGTGGATGATCATGATGAGTATAGCGTGGAGTACTCTTTCGCTTTGGAGTATAGTGGTCCTCCAGTTGGCTATGACATTCCTCAGGTGGTTCCGGTAGATGTTAACCGGATTCCGACTGCAGCTGTGGTTTCGAAGGCCTCTATGTCGAATAATTTGTCCTTACCAATTATTCAACCAATTGTTAAGAGTGACCGTTCCAGCAAGGGATTAGCAAAGCGGTCTAAAGTTGGGCCTGAAGCGGCTGAGTTCGAAGGTTCTGACAGAATTCTGCCCAGAAAATTAGTAGTAGATGCGAATGATCAAGAGGGTGCAGCAGTAGATGGTTCGGAAAATGGTGATGCATGTGCAGTGCCGAGGGTGTCAGATGGAACTGGAAGTTCTGATACCTTAGGTTTCTCAGACAGCCATAATGACTCCAATGAGATATCAGAGAGTTCGGATATTGAAGACTTAAATGATGAAAATAGTAGTCATGCTCAACATGCCAATCCACAATTGGAGGATCGTAGCTTGAGCTCATCTGCTTCCTCTTCTGAGATTGCTACTTGTGAAGAGGTGGAAGATTGTCTTGATGAGACTCACCGCGGCAGTAGAACCCCAGTTGTGACATTCCGTGATCCTCAAACCAGTGAAATAACTTCTGAGGATGGTAGCCTTGATGAACTGGATAATGCAGTAGAAAGGCCGGTAGCCAGAAGTGATGTGAAGAGAGGTTTGTGCTATCGCTGTTTCAAGGGGAATCGGTTTACTGAGAAGgaagtgtgccttgtttgcggTGCCAAGTTTTGTAGTAGTTGTCTGCTGAGAGCAATGGGGTCCATGCCAGAAGGGAGAAAATGTATTACCTGTATTAGTCATATGATTGATGAATCAAAGCGAGGATCTCTGGGAAAACCTTCGAGAATGCTTAAGAAACTACTCACCGACGGGGAACTTAAACAGATCATGAGAAATGAGATTTCATGTGAAGCAAATCAGCTACCGCCTAGGCTTGTATCTGTTAATGGCAGGCCTCTTTCTCTGCAAGAGTTGAGCATGTTGCAGAACTGTAGGAACCCACCAAAGAAGCTAAAACCTGGGAGGTATTGGTATGACAAGCAGTCTGGATTCTGGGGAAAG GAAGGCCAGCAACCTTGTCAGATTATCAGCCCTAGACTGGATGTTGGTAGTCAAATTGAGCGAAATGCTAGTAATGGAAACACAAATGTACTGATAAATGGTCGGGAGATTACCAAAAAAGAGCTCTGGATGTTGCAG ATGGCTGGGATTCACTGTGAAGGACGCCCACACTATTGGTTGAGTCCAGATGGGTCCTACCAGGAAGAGGGTCAGAAGAATGTCATGGGGAAATTATGGGACAAG TCTGGAATCAAGCTCATTTGTGCTGCATTGTCTTTGCCAATTCCACCTGAGTCATGTAATGGTGAAGTTGAAAAGGATGCAGATAAAGTTTGCTCCGAGGGCCTGGATCAGAAAGCAGACAATAAACTTCTTTTAGTTGGTTGTGACCAATCGGGGACGAGTACAATCTTTAAGCAG GCCAAAATTTTGTATGATGTTCCTTTCTCTGGAGATGACCGTCAAAATATTAAATTCATGATTCAGACCAATTTATATCGTTACATTGGAATTCTGCTTGAGGGCCGTGAATGGTTTGAAGAAGATTGTTTGCTTGAATTAAGGAGACAACATCTGAGCCAACCTGGTCCATCAG CATATGCTGAGCAGATTGAGGAAAAAAATGCTTATTCCATCAGCCCAAGGCTGAAAGCATTTTCAGATTGGCTTCTACAAGTCATGATGTCCGGCAACTTGGAGGCCATCTTTCCAGCTGCTACCCGTGAATATGCAACATTAATTGAGGATCTGGTAAAGGATAGTGGCTTTCAAGCTACCTACAGCCGGAGAAATGAGCTGCCCATGCTTCCTAGAGTTGCTAATTATTTCTTAGATCGG GCTGTTGAGATTTCAAGAGTTGACTATGAACCTTCTGATATGGACATTTTGTATGCCGAGGGCTTTACTTCTTCTAATGGGGTTACATCTATGGAGTTTTCATTCCCTATGTCTTCCCAGGATGGATACATGGAGCCCACAGATCAAAGTGATCCTGCCATGAG CTACAGGTACCAACTCATCAGAGTCCATGCAAGCAGCCTTGGAGAAAACTGCAAGTGGTTGGGAATGTTTGAAGATGTTGATCTTGTCCTATTTTGCGTCTCTTTAACAGACTATGATGAGTACTATGTAAACAGTGACGGAGCTTGCATAAACAAGATGCTTGCTAGTAAGAATTTAATGGAGAACGTTGTTACTCATCCATCTTTTGCCCAGAAAAGTTTCCTCCTGATGCTAAACAAGTTTGACTTGCTGGAGGAAAAACTTGAGCGAGTTCCTCTCTCTCAATGTGAGTGGTTTCAAGATTTCTACCCGTTGGTGAGCTTGCATCCCCAGAGCAGGCACGGTAACAGTACTCCGTCTCTGGCTCAACGTGCATTTCACTACATTGGTGCCAAGTTCAAAAGGTTGTTTGACTCCCTAACGGAGCGGAAGCTTTATGTTTCACCGGTTACTGGACTGGAGTCTGATAGTGTAGATGAAGCTTTGAAATACGCTAGGGAGATCCTGAAGTGGGAACAAGAGAAACCTACTGTCTCTGTCAATGACTGGTCTTCTGGGAGCATGGAGGCTAGCACATCTTCGTAG